The nucleotide window GAACTTTTCAAGTACTTATTGATcaaacatttattaaaattatgaatccatttgcttttatatttatagaaaaattacaACCTCTAACTACCATTATTCAGTAAAAATTATAACTAACTAAGCCAACAAGAAGAGCTAATTAGTCTaacaaaaatcttttttgtATTAAGAATTTCATACTTACACTAAAATTTACTAGtctaacataaatatttttttaatagagaatTTTTACTTAcactaagattttatttaacagTTATTATAAGAGAGAATTAGTACTAAAAGAACTATCCTTTACCTTATTATATTATAGATTCTTTCCACCATTTTGTATAATTATGGATCAAACGTATATAAAATGatacctcattttttttttaattcatagttATTTAATTTGGTACCGTAATCTCAttaatcaaattttcaaaaattcaaatcctTTAACGaccatattatttaataaagttTTGCTAGGTGGGCGTGAAACAAAttccagtttttattttaaatgttgagAGAAATGAGATCAtccaattaaaatctaaaacaacattaaaatcaGATAAAATTCACTTGCTCATGAACTaagatgcataaaaaaaaatattcaaataaattgaaattaatgatGAACAAACAAAACTCACATGTTTATCATTACAGTGTCAGCAATTGCCTGAgaacatcataattttttctcttcttttcaaaTCGCAGTGCAAGtataatatatgaaattaatttcacccttatcattcatttcaaataatattgttgatATAAACAGAAGTTAAAgaatgattttattgaattttaatttaaacattaattattacAATTGAAACTCTACTTAAATTAACGCTTGTGAAAGGCAATTATGAAAGGCTCGATACCAATACCCTTCGCAATCCAAATGCCTTGGGTTGTTTGActcctgaaaatatatataagctaGATTATCTTTCATGGCAGGGTGCAACACTAGTAAATCAATAGACGAATCCTCctttctaaaacaaattaaagaacaCCGAACCTTCCTTCTTCTGCATCCATCAAGCCTCTGCGTTTTTTTCCATTGGGTTATTTTCCTTGGATAAGGCTTATGTGGGTTCTCGCAAATGGGCTGACATTATCATATGCGTATTTTGCAAAGATGGATACGTGTAGAAAATATGCTTTTATCTACTTTAAATATGGAAAAAGCCAATGGTGTTTAACTACTTTGAATATGATGAGGTAGGGCAATGTTCTAATGATTGTGGGAgataaaaattagtaaaaatgaTTGAAGAGTAGCATGTGTAAGAACCCTTTGAAGACAAGGCCGAGCTATACAAAACTGAtagagataataataaaaatatttataagtatgataatgatgatgagatACATTTCTTCAATGTTAAAAAAGATATtgctaacataaaaaattgttaaaaatttataataaagtaTATTTCATACCCGATTcaccataaataataatatgtttgatttaattattgacataaataattataaaaatattattgataatacCGTTAATATGTTAAATTACCATTAGAACCATATTCTAAACCGTATAAAATTATGCATCCTTTTTCCGTTAGAAAATATAATCATgagatttattattctttttagatgtttttgacCAACCAAGGTCTAAAATACTCTGAAAAATAGCTGTAGATGGAAGCTAAGTAACCTTCGAAATTGTGCGTTCTTTCTGATGATCATGGATTtattggccttttttttttctttttaattagttttcctAACTTGGGAGAAAGGATTAATGTTGATAAACGATACCATGCATAAAGGAGATTAGGTCGACACATGTCCAAACAGTATGGCTCCATTAATTAATGTCTCAAAAGCTAACACTTCATGGTACTTTGTAGCAGTCCGTGCACCAACTTCTGCTTGCCTTTTGAGGACAAGTTCACATGCATCTTTACCGAAAGTTGGAGATTAATTATTTACCGAAAATATCATATTAGAAGTTCCCTCCTTCTACCTCCATTGATTATTACTCTACAATACCAAATTCGATTAATCTATGATGAGAGATTTGCAAGATTACCATTTGtggaaactaaaaatatttttatcattgttgaTTACCATTTGTAGAAACTGATGATATTTTTACCAGTACCGCttatcaaattacaaacaaactTCTTTCATAAGTTTCACCATAACATGTTGCATGGATCGTTGGACACACAAATATAAACTATCCAAGTGTGGATTTGTCATTATAACTGTTGTCCCCACCTCCACGCTCTCAAGAAGATCATCGCTGCATTTACCACTGCAACAGGCCCCGCCACCAcaacccccacccccacccccgcagccgcagccgcagcATAGCTTCGAGTTCTCCTGCGACCATCCTGAAGGAAACACCAAGTATTACCTTTCGAGTGATGCATAAATTTCTagtcataaaaaatttattcagcTTAAAGTATTTTCTTGGTTTCAGTGCTTAAGTTCAGAAGTATAGGAACTTCAATTGGTATATAAATGGAAGATGGCATATGATAAACCGAGAATGTTCTAATAAATTGAgtttaaagtttttgtttttagtaaaaACTACATTCAAACAGATATTGCGAATGCAATCAAATTACCAAATGAACATGTAATGTGATACCAGAGTAAAATATACCTGGCGGGATCTAGCTCCGGTCACCATAGGCTCTATCTCTTCTATGAAATTCATCCACAATGATTTGCAGTCCTCTGGTTTAAGTAGAGTGGTAGCTTCTGGAGAAACCTGCtcatatttgattattatgTGAAACCAGTTTGACACAGAGACGTGTAAAACTAAATGCATTACATTTGCATACCAATAAGCATGCATAAATACAACTTAACACGCATTCACCAACTGTTACCTCTTCCCATGTGTCTGAGGCAAGGGGGTCCAGTGTAGCTCCCATGAACGTATTTTGCAAAGATGGATCAGGAACAATTCTATCCATAAGAGAGGAATAGAGTACCTTCTCAATCTGATCAGGCATTCCATCGAAGCGGATGGCCGCAATGATTGATAGTATTCTCAAAGActataacaaaataattggGAGACATTCAGAGGTAACTCAAAGTTTAACCATAAGCATCCCAGTAGCCATTAGTTATACAAAATGTAGGCAATATTACCGCAGAGAGAGCGTCCCTTTCAATTTCATCGAGGTTTCTTTCCGGAGTCAAATTATACCATGAAGTTGAGTTTTCATCATGATTGAAGTCCTTTGAAAACCTGGAATAAGCTccaaagatttaataaaaaaatagaattgaaaaaaaaagatagctaCAATGAAGTAATGTACCTATCCTTCATGCGCATCAGAACTCTCCATGCATCTGCTGCTTCTCTTGCCTTCGTCTCCAATATATTTCTGGCATGCTCCCTCAAATGTTTCGATTTAGTGTCGATTTCAGAACTGTTCAAATTGAAGCTAACAACAACATCTGAAAACTCTGATACAGCAGCCTCAGTGTTGCACTCAAAAAGATTTCCTATTGATGCCCATGTATCTCTTTCACCAGATTCCAACAAGGATTCTACTCTTTTGGCAAGCGCATGCGTTATTTGTTTCTATGCAGGAGTAACATAACAagatttgataatttgattaaGTAGAGTGACATACATAGAACCAAGAACGCTAACGGATTGTGATATCAGTGAACGAAATACCTTGTACTTTGCCATCATTTCTGACAACATATCACAAATAAGTTTTTCGCGGAATTTTGAAGCATTCCACTCACTCTGTTGAATGGCAGCATCTGAAAGAGCACAATATTTAAGGTAACTTGCCAAATCTAGGAAAATGAGTTAATAGATGAAAGATGCTCACCAATCATATGAACACAATTTTAATCATAGAAGGATGAGCAATAATAGCAACATCTTAAAAAGTTGTAGTCACTGTGTTACATTTTGTCCACTAAGTTACTTTTTTATTCTGTTTATCTCAACCAATCGCTTTGTTCAATGAAGTATCCATTAAACTAGCATTAATCTTCTTGATGCAGCCGGGTTATACAAACTGAAGGTTCTGAGCATTCAAGTGAGGACTTGACATTACTAGATGGGGATCTGGCATAATCATTATGTAGATAGCCTAACACATGTTTTTGTGGATCAATGAGacaaatttagaaataaaagaaaagacctAGTTACAGTAAACTAGATTACCATCTTAAAACTGAGATAACAAAAGATCTGACTATTGAATTGAGCTCAAATTTTTCCAAGAGATTCTATAGACAATTATTTTACGAAAAGCTACTTTACAGCTTATTGAATCGTTGAATCTTTCAAAATTAGGCCCATAAATTACTATTTGggacaattttgattttttcctaGGATTTTCCAGATTTATagttattattttggattttattttagtttccttAATGTTTTCAGACAGTAGATTGTTTCCTAGTAGATACTAAGAACTTGTAAATTTATTGAGAAAGTAgctaatttttaaagaataaaattgcgAAATTAGGATTCATATTTGCAACCCTTTTTGCTCATtaagatttttatgttttctgtgCTGTTGTTGTTCTATTAACTTTCGCCTGCATCACTTTTAGAGTGAAAATTGTAACAACTTGAGATTTGCACGAGTACAAAATGCAAGTGGTCAACTCAGAAGAGGAGGTGGAGGAACACATCCTGAGAATGTTGACTACCTGTATACGTTTATTGATTCTAGTGATAGAGGGGATACAAGATTTTGCTTCGTCCATGAGAGAATAAAACTAATTCAGGGCTATTTTGGGAGTTTGATTACTCATGCATATCAGTTAGATATGAAGTTTTTTCTTCAGGTTTAAATTATCTCTGCAGTCGTATTACTTGCCCATTGAGTGCTGCTAGTTTCCATTACAGGAGCATGCCGaggagaaatataaaatttcacaaTTCATCAGACAGAAGGCTAAATAGCAGTATCTAAGCAATTTAATCAGACCCTCAACATTATAACAATAGCATCCAGAGAGTACCTCAAcattataaataagaaaagaatataatgataaaaCAATCGAAAGAGGAGTGTATTGGGAATATTATGAAGTCCGAAAAGAATCCTTTAGTTTTATGCATATAAGATAACTgtattggattttttaaaaagcaaataaaaaataatatgttcagTGTTTGGAGTCTAAATACCTTCACATCCTTGATCAAACTCGACCATGCAAGATTGGGAATAGAGATGAATATCAACAACATATTCTTGTCCTTCATTCTGTGACTGTTCCAGcctagttttaaaacttttaactGTGTTCGAATACAAATGCATCAGCATGGTATCATAGGCATCGCGTATCACCTACATAATATAGTGGCACATTTGAGTTGATCAGTATAAGAaacatataaatacaaaaacacccgcgcaaaaaaaagaaaaaaagcaagtcAAATCTACAAATTTAAATGgagaagcaaaaaaagaaaagaaaagatcaaaTATCAACACATTTGACACAACCAGGGAGCTTAAGAACTTAAAAAGAGGAAATATACATGCTAAGGCCTTACCATCAACGCATTTGACAACAACTGTCGCCGTTTTTCATTTCGTACTTCTTGATCAAAATAGACTACCTCCCTGTCATATctattgggaaaaaaaatgcaaaataagaGATTCCAAATCAAGTACGTTGAACAAGAAGTAATGGATAATTTAATTAGTAGGAATCAATTACTTCGCGAACCAAAGTATAACTATTAATTGATCATAATTCAAAGTTTCCAATCTTCGTTTTGAAACAGACAAGCATGTAGTTAACGGATCAACTGACGGAAGAAGTATTAAAATTGAAGAATCTTGGAACAAAACTGATGATGTGTGTCAATGGGAAGCCCACTGCAAGGTATTGTCCCACGTGACTTTCAGTGAGTTTTGTCCCTTAAAAGACACATCGTAATGAGAGAGGTGTCTTTGATACCATATAAGCAACTAAAACCCTCATCTCCCAACCAATGTACGTGGGATAATGGCATCATAAAAAACACAGCGTAAGTTAACATTAAATATCACACAGATCTTACAATGTGAACACATCATCATATAGAATTGACACCATGATGTATACTTACTCTGAAAGATAGGTTTCCAAAATAGAACTGACAGCTCCTCCAAACCCTGATACTGGACCAGCTTGAACAGCTTCCTTTATTTGCAACCAATCctgtaagaaataaatttagtacTAACTGATATTAAATCAAGTCGGTGaactttaaaagaaagaaattagaaaatagATTCAATAAAGTACCTCATCGAATGTAAAGCATTTGATCTTCTCATCAGCAATCTCTTCACATCGAACAGTGGCAACCATGACCTGATAAACAAGATGAGAAGTATATTTACATATGAAACCTGATGGTTTATATTTACACAGGAAAATGGCTTTTAATAAACCTTGACAGCAGGAAGATCTAAatccttgttttcttttattattttccaaatCTCTTCTGCACGAAGAGGAAACACTGAGGCAGGTTCAACTTCCTGCCTGTCACCAACAAGACGTCCTGGATAAATGGAATGGACAAACCGCTGCCTCAGTTGAGCAACCTGTAAATGTCAATGCTATCAGAAAAATGGAGTTACGAATTACAGATACTGGATTTCTCACTTGATACTTGCTGTCCTAGTTGCTCTCACATGCACAGATCCATAAAATTATCTTATCACTGGACGTAATGCTCATTTTTTCATTCTTACATGATACACTCCTAATGACTATTAAACACTCTCCAGTCAAAGCTAAGCACCAATGTGTGATGCATGATTATCAAGTTTAAcgtgcataaaaaataattattggttAATTATGGACTCCAGAGTTAGCTTCTACATTAACCACATGAATTGAAGACGTATTCTCTGAAACGAAACACAGACTGTCACCCCCACCAAACATTTCCTAAGAGACTTGAATGCATTGATGTAGGGTATTTAAGAGTATTTGCCCCATAAAGGGTTTTTGGTAAGCTTGGGTTGGGGAATTAGGTTCAGGGTTTGGCATTTATGCAGACTTGGAATTAATTTGTTACCAGTGTTTCTAGAAGAATTTGGAGGTAAAATCAAAGCTGAGACTAGTGCCTGGCGAGAAGAAGCAATAGAgagtaagagaaagagaaaccATAGGCACCAGGCTTTCAAAGTAACATaactctcaattttattttgtaattcaaCTCTAATACAGGAATATGCTGCTGTTCTGTCCCTTCGTACAAACGCCAATGATTGTGAATTCCAATTATTTGGTAAGCATATGCAAAGCTACAAATCATTCCAGACATCAATTCTAGAAAACACGCAGCAGCACAATCTAGAAGAACTCAGGAGAAAAGTTTTGAGGATTGACAAACTGCTTTCTTAGTGGAAAAGCTACCTGCTCTTTAAATTTCTCCTTTTGGAATTCATAGTAAGGCAAAGCAGTGATCTCCACCTTCATATCAATAATTAGAAGCATATTAAGTTCATGAAACTTGAACAAAAAGGCAACATATGAAGCATCTATGCCAATGGAATCAGGAAGGAGATGGAGGTGATTTTTCATACATTAAAAAACTCTCTGAGAGGAGCACTACTGAGAGTCTCAGGCTCAGCAACTGCAACCCAAATCTGCAGAAATTATGACCTCAGAAAATGCTGGAGAATAAGAAGAGAAATAATTGATCCAAAAAGAGAAATGCATAAACAGAGAATAAGAAGTATGAACAAAAGTACCTTCTCAATATCTTCTAAGAGAGCAGTCTCTAAATATTCAAGTGGAGTCTACACAGACAATCAGAAAAGGGACAGAGATTCAGCGTTGAAGATGCATTCAAAGAATGGAGCGCAAGGTGCAAGGAATCTTGTCTCAGGAAACTTATGGGCACAAGTCCATACCTTTGAGTGATCACGTAGAACGAACAGTAGTGTTTTTTTGCGGGGCTTGAATAAACGCTTCATGACCTGAATACAAGAAATAATAGATTATCACATATCAGCATCAAATTATGTTGGGTGAAATACTCAATGTTACACACTGAGCTAAATGAATGCAGCTAATAAACAGTTTTGATAAAATGGGTTAAGTTTGCTGTGAATATGGAATCAGAGGCTCAGGCTTACCTAAGGTTAGGAAAAACACAGTTAACCAATCAAATGCAATTAAATGTGAGACAATCCAAACTTGACTATCTAAAGAAGTTTGGAAATTGGTCACTTAAGTTAATGCAAATTGCTTTCAAGTACCTGGAAAACTGTTTTTAAAAGGGGTCTGCTGGCTGCATTTTCCAGACCAATGTCTTTGTACCACCTGCATATGATACTCAACACAAAATCATTTGACAGAAAAAATTACTGGGCTGCCTACCGACTATGGAAGGTCacatcatgagtttttttttttttttttaatttcggcTAGACAGAGTCATACCCAGTTGTGGACATTTATCAAACTTCCCAGGCAGAAAAGGCATTCAAATATTATAATGATGAACATACAAAACTCACATGTTTATCAAAACAACGTCAGCGATTGCCAAGGCAAATAGGGTGCTTTGTTTCTCAAACGCTGTGTCATCCTGAAAAAAGTACACATTCGCAGTGCCAAACTTGTATAAGCATCATACTCGCAGATTGAAGCCATGAAGTAATGCAACCAAAAATAATGAAACCATTCAGTAATCAACGATTTGTATGTCACAGAAGTTGAAAAGAATACAATGTAACCATAAAACCCCTCTCAATTAACAAAGCAAAGCTAAAGTAATAGAAAGATCTATGAGTTACCTCGCCTCTTTGATTGCTGTCGGTTCCCTCGAAATCCATGGCAATCGTAAAAGGGTCAATATCACTACACTTTGCAATCCAAATGCCCTTGGTTGTTTGGCCTCTGAAACGTATATAACTACATTATCTTCCTCTTTCATGTATACAAAGCAACAAGCCAACAAGAACAGTAAAATATACAAattctcaactaaaaataaaataaaatcaaaccttCCACTGTATGCATTCATCTCCTCGAAATTGGTATGGAAGGTCTGATTCATTAGGGTACTTTTCCCTGTTCAAgattaattaagtaaaaagcTATCACTACCAACTTCATTAAAATCAATGactattaagaaataattaataaatcaacaCGAAGTTAAGAAGTTGAACACTTGCTTACCGCTACTCTGTGAGCCAATGATGGCAACAATAGCATAGGAGAGACCGGACTGCGCGAACTCGGTGGCTGTCATGAAGTCTTTGAGTCCATCCACGTTGAACTTGCCATTTCCATCAATCAGCTGCATGCCTTGCTCCATTTTTATTAACGATCTAACTCAACCACAATAACGACAACTCTTGAAGTGTCTTCCCTCCTGTGTTTGTGTTTCTGGGTTGCCGAGGAATCTTAAAGCAGAAGTAAAGTGGCAAGCACAATCCTATTAAAGTAAGTCTTCATGAGTCTACTTCTACTCGAAGAAGTTGTTTGCTTTTTTGCTTTCGAGTTCCCTCCCCAGCAAGATAATAGTAAACTATAAATTAGTCTCGATCGCTAGTTTTGACTAATGAGTTAAATAATCCCTCTAGTTTCAAAAACAAACTAATTAGttcttatgtttttaaattcacACACTTAACATGATTTGTTTCATGttctttatcaatttatttcattttttattttaagtatctatttcaagagaaaaaaaaagtagtacGTAGTAGATATTACGAAAAGCTTacgaggagaaaagaaaaaaaacaattaacaacaacgaattaaatcaattatgtttgttcaaaacattaataaaacatttttaaaaacaaatcattataaaaataataaaaatgtttaaagtAAGTAAAGTGGTTTGCTTTacttactttaaaaataataaaaataatcacgaTAATATGCAAGTAAAGTGGCAGGGACAAAATATCCAATTAAAGTATTCTACTATaagttgtttgctttttttcttttgagtttttaccccactaataataataataataataataataataataaaactcaatttaggACTAAACCTATATACTCACTCTCAACTGAGTCCCAAAtccataaattaatcaatttgatCCCAAATGTTtaaatcaattctcaatcagGTCTTTCTATTAAtgttcatcaatatttttttcaaattttctttaatCCATGTAgttttaattgtataaattatgcGTATAagattaaaactattaaaagaaattaattaaacgaTACAATTGAGAAATGcaagaaatatttttgattaattaagttgaaaaaatctataaattgaAAACGTAATTGAGAACAAGTAAATGGATGTAcgattaaattgatgttttcttttattatgtttattggaaatttgacatggttttttttataaatataattttttgttagtttttttgtgttaaaaggGTAACATAACATAGCCAAGTTTAATGTCTTAACTCAGTGCTTTTCTTATATTAGGCGTAAAAAATTTAGTGCTCCTAGTGTTACTTGTAATTGACCCATAAAACTTGgggtaaattataatttatagttagTTTTACTTGTAATTAAACGATAATaaccctaaataaaataaattatgaaatttaattttaataaactcattattgaatgataaaattgaaaaaaaaatcatctaaaaagagaaacaataaaacaatttaagttTACACATATTAATTCGCAAAACTCATGATCTAGATCatgaaaataagataattttatagaaaataaattgaaaaaaataagaaaacataatccataatcaaccaaatgttcaggatgttgaataatgaaattgaaaaaaatatatcatttaaaaatagataaaaaaaaattaagataactaAGTTAACTCATTGAACCCATAGTGGAGGTCATAAGACTAATATAACTACCAAAAAAgcaaaccacaataaattataaaagttcAATATCCAATAAACCATGTGTTGCATAATGAagttagggaaaaaaaaataggtttagaaaaactaaaaaattatttacataaCAAAATGGTTAGAACAAAATTAGAATATTTAGGCCGGAATTTGACCAAAAAATCCAGAATAGACCAAGATCCTAAGTGAGATAAAATTTATtccgagttatttttttttttaactagtacAAGATATATCAAACATTCAagatgaaacaaaataaaattgacaaccttTACAAATAATGTTGATTTGTCTAACACAATACTTTTTAGAAGAATATATGAAACATAATGAAATTGGAGTTCTTAAAACTGTCAAAGTGTAAGTGTTAGTTACATCATTATAAAACCTGGACTAGCTTGTGGGTAATCTAGGATTCAGACTGGTCCGGgttaaccaaaaaaacctctaaaaagttttttcaatcaaactcaAATGA belongs to Populus nigra chromosome 18, ddPopNigr1.1, whole genome shotgun sequence and includes:
- the LOC133678055 gene encoding protein ROOT HAIR DEFECTIVE 3 homolog 2-like, with product MEQGMQLIDGNGKFNVDGLKDFMTATEFAQSGLSYAIVAIIGSQSSGKSTLMNQTFHTNFEEMNAYSGRGQTTKGIWIAKCSDIDPFTIAMDFEGTDSNQRGEDDTAFEKQSTLFALAIADVVLINMWYKDIGLENAASRPLLKTVFQVMKRLFKPRKKTLLFVLRDHSKTPLEYLETALLEDIEKIWVAVAEPETLSSAPLREFFNVEITALPYYEFQKEKFKEQVAQLRQRFVHSIYPGRLVGDRQEVEPASVFPLRAEEIWKIIKENKDLDLPAVKVMVATVRCEEIADEKIKCFTFDEDWLQIKEAVQAGPVSGFGGAVSSILETYLSEYDREVVYFDQEVRNEKRRQLLSNALMVIRDAYDTMLMHLYSNTVKSFKTRLEQSQNEGQEYVVDIHLYSQSCMVEFDQGCEDAAIQQSEWNASKFREKLICDMLSEMMAKYKKQITHALAKRVESLLESGERDTWASIGNLFECNTEAAVSEFSDVVVSFNLNSSEIDTKSKHLREHARNILETKAREAADAWRVLMRMKDRFSKDFNHDENSTSWYNLTPERNLDEIERDALSASLRILSIIAAIRFDGMPDQIEKVLYSSLMDRIVPDPSLQNTFMGATLDPLASDTWEEVSPEATTLLKPEDCKSLWMNFIEEIEPMVTGARSRQDGRRRTRSYAAAAAAGVGVGVVVAGPVAVVNAAMIFLRAWRWGQQL